GGGGATGTCGCCTACTGATCGAGCGAAGATCGGAGCGTGGGCGCTGTCCCTTTCAGGTCCTGTGCTCGATGCAGGCTGCGGGCCTGGGCATTGGACCGCGCACCTGCACGACCTTGGGGTAGAGATCGCTGGCATCGACATGGTGACAGAGTTCGTCGCCAGTGCGAGGGCACGATTTCCAGGCGTCACGTTCCAGGAAGGAACCCTAGGCGCACTGCCGTACCCTGCGGGGGCGCTGACTGGGATCCTCGCGTGGTACTCGCTCATTCATGCTCCGCCAGAGCAAATGCCCGCACTGCTCGCCGAGTTCGCGCGGTGCCTCACGCCCGGCGGTTCGCTACTCGTCGGATTCTTTGACGGCCCACGCATCGAGGCATTCGACCATGCGGTCACGACGGCGTACTTTTGGCCGCCAGCCGAACTCTGCCGCGCTCTCGATAGTGCCGGGTTCACCGTCGTTGACGTCGAAACGCGCACCGACCCGGGTCATCGCCCGCACGCGGCGATCGTGGCGACGCTACGCTAGCTGCATCGGAGAGGAGCCTCATGGGGAAACGGAAGACGCCAGAGGAACGCGCCGCAGAGGAGCGCCGCTACGCGCTCGCGCTCGGTGCGCATACTGACGCCGAGTTCGAGCCGTTCTTCACGGATGCGAACCAGGCGATTCGAAATGCAGCCGCCCTCAATCCCGACGCCAGCGCCAAGGTGCTCGCCCAGTTCGCGAAGGATCGGTTTTGGAGCGTGCGCGTCGCCGTCGCCGAGCACCCGAACACAGACCGGGAAACGCTACTCTCCCTGCTCGAAGCGAATCGCGCGAAACGAGGCGTCGTGCATCACGCCGCGCGGGAACGCCTGGAAGGCGAGGGCGTGATCTTCGGCGAGGATGGAATGCCTGAGGGGCCGCTCTAGCGGGGAGTGCCCGGAAAGCCGGCACTGCCGGCTCAGCCTCAGCCGGCTGCAGTGTCGCGCTGCGCAGTCTGGCGACGCGCCTCCGCGCTGTCGGGTCCGTAGAGCTCAGGGTGTTGCGCCTTGTACGCAATGAGGTCGCGCACGTTCTTCTGTACGACGATGACCGCGAATACTGCCATCGCAAAGGTCATGCCGTACAGGCCGTTCTCGCTGGGGAGGAGCGGGCTGTTCCAGAGCCCCCAGGCAAGCATCGCAAGACTGATGCCCAGTCCAAGCCATGAGACCGCGAGGTAGATCGACGTGACTGGAACGCCCTCGTGGCGATCACGAACGGACTTCTGGAGTCCGACAGCGCTCACGAGCCCGAAGAAGAACGAGCCGAGAAAGAACCCCTTCTCGAATGGGTCCATGTCCGCGCGCCAGAGGCTGATGAAGTAGACGATTACCGCCAGCGCGAGGGCCGCCCATGCTGCCCCGACGAATGCCCCTGTCGGCTTGCCGAACTGCTCTCGGCGAGTCATCGTGAGGTTTTGCTCCATGGAATTGCTCCTTTGCGTTGGATGTGGTCAGCATACCCACGGGTGTGCAGGGCGGCGGGAATATGTTGTGCATGCAGTGATCATCTGGGTGCCCGTCGTCGCAGAGTGCAGTAGCGCGCTGCGGCCTCTCCAGGCACGTGATATGGCTGGCGTATGGTGGAGTTGGCCCCACGGGGAACGGAGAACGGAGCGCGAATGTCTGACCCAGGCGTCATTGCTGAACCAGAGACACCACCATGCCCGGAGTGTGACAGCGAGTTCTCATATGAACTTGGCGCGCTCCTTGCCTGCCCGATGTGCGGTCACGAATGGGCGCCAGGCGAGGCCGCAGCAACCGGTGACGGTGGCGACCCCGCTGAGATCCGCGACGCCGTCGGCAACGTGCTCGCCGACGGCGACACAGTGACCCTTGTGAAGACCGTAAAAGTCTCTGGCGGCGGCGGGGGATCGATCAAAGTCGGAACCAAGGTGGCCGGAATCAGGCTTTCCCCTGGGGGTGCCGGCGGTCACGACATCGATGCAAAAGTGCCTGGCTTTGGCAAGATGCAGCTGAAATCGAGCGTCGTCAAGAAAGCGTAGCGCTCTGAGTGCTTGAGAGCTGCGCGAGCTTGGCACGCATTCGCACGAGGGACCGTTCACGTTCCTTGAGCAGCGCCGCTGGCCACGCAGAATGTCGCAGCGTGAGTGGGTTTGAGAACCAGAGCGCAGCCAAGAGCAGCACGGCGTAGCTCGCTGGAACGAAGATCGGCCTGATCTCGGCGAGCACAAACCAAAGATTGTAGGCGAGCAGCAGGGCCACCCCCACCGCGAGGATGATGCCACCGACAAGTTCAAGTTTGCTGCGCATCTCGTGTCCGCCGAGCCTCGACAGCCTGGCTTCGATCAGCTCGCGTTGAATGAGCGCGACAACGAGAAAAACGAGAGCGCCGATCGCGGTGACGTAGCAGGCTTCAAGGACCGCGGTTGATACCGGTTCGTCGTGCAGGAGCCAGAAGGCGAGGAAGACTACGACAGCGACACAGCCCTGCACAAGAAGTGGCCGACGCCACGGTGAGCGGGTCGTGTGCGAGGTGACACGCGTGTCTCCGTAGAACAGGGCAACGTTTGAAAGGTGAGCGTACTCAGTTTCGGCGCGGGCGATTGTCTGCTGCAGAAGCTCAACTCGACGAGCGACGGGCCTGAAATCGAGCCGCCCGAGCACGAGCGCCAAGATGACCGAGACCGGGGTGAGAAAGAGCAGCCCCCAGAGCTGTTGGCCGCCATCGCTTGTGGCTGTCGGGCCGTGGGTTGAGAGCACAACGACTGCGAGCACGGTCCAGGCAAGCATGAACCCGCCGATGAGCGCGGCCACATAGGGGAGCGGACGCAGCACTGACTGACTGTCGAGGTCAGCGTTCGGGGTGACCAGGAAGCCGAGGCCGACGAGCAACGCGAGCAACGACGGGGCGACCCAACCGACGTAGCTGCCCGATATTGCGACAACTTCCACGACCTCCTGCCAAGCTGCGCCGTAGTGCGGTGCGAGGGAGTCTTCGGCTGCGAGCATCGCCGCTCGCGCGAAGAACGCGAGAAAGAACACGAGCGGCCACAGGAGCGAACCCGCACCGAAGAGCACCGCGGAGGCGCCCCAGCTGTCTGACATGGCCTGGGTGCTGCCTGGCGACGGTGCCGCGGGCGTCTCTGTATGCTCGGTGTTCGTCATAGCGCTCTGCAGCGATAGTACCGAGAGACGCGACGAGACGTGTCGAGCGGCGCGTTACGCGTCGAGGTTGCTTTCTTTGCACAGACAGAACAGGTGCCCGGCTGGATCGGCAAACACGATGAACGAACCGCTCTGGCTCGGTTGGACCTCGTGCCGTCGAGCTCCGAAGGCGACCGCGGCGGACGCGGCCGACTCGAGGTCGGGTACGTAGAAGTCGAGGTGGGCCTGCTGTGGCACCGAGCCCTCTGGCCACTCCGGTGCACGGTAGTTCTCAACCTGCTGGAAGGCGAGAAAATGCGAGCCTGGCGTAGCCGGGGGTGGCTGCACCTCCACCCAGTGGTCGTCGTCGGGGTCGAACGATACCTCCCAGCCGAGGAGTGCAGCGTAGAACTCGGCGAGGGTGACGGCGTCAGGGCAGTCGAGTGCAAAGGTAGTGCGGGTCACTGTGATCGGAGATGTCATGCGAAAAGTGTAGGTACCCTCTACGCAGCTGTCCACGACGCAGTCCCTGCAGCGTGTCAGCAGATTAATGCTGCGGTGCGGCCTGATCCGAGGGATACTGAGTTCTGACCCTGTCACAGTCGAAGGAAGCCCCCATGGCTCATATGCTCGCGACATACATTGCTCTGCCAGGCACGACCGGCGAGGCGATGGAACACTGGCACGACGTTTTCGGGGGCGACCTCGAGATTATTCGCTACGGCGAGGCAAACCTGAAGGACCTGCCGTTCGACCCACCGCCGAACGCTGTGGCGCACGCGTCGCTCACCTTGCCCGCAGGGATTATCACTGGCGGCGACG
Above is a window of Leucobacter aridicollis DNA encoding:
- a CDS encoding class I SAM-dependent methyltransferase — encoded protein: MQQDPAALNATGFGAEMTASPGPSDIWLDARVAYAGRAAEYVAALGDIEGMSPTDRAKIGAWALSLSGPVLDAGCGPGHWTAHLHDLGVEIAGIDMVTEFVASARARFPGVTFQEGTLGALPYPAGALTGILAWYSLIHAPPEQMPALLAEFARCLTPGGSLLVGFFDGPRIEAFDHAVTTAYFWPPAELCRALDSAGFTVVDVETRTDPGHRPHAAIVATLR
- the yiaA gene encoding inner membrane protein YiaA, which gives rise to MEQNLTMTRREQFGKPTGAFVGAAWAALALAVIVYFISLWRADMDPFEKGFFLGSFFFGLVSAVGLQKSVRDRHEGVPVTSIYLAVSWLGLGISLAMLAWGLWNSPLLPSENGLYGMTFAMAVFAVIVVQKNVRDLIAYKAQHPELYGPDSAEARRQTAQRDTAAG
- a CDS encoding zinc ribbon domain-containing protein YjdM, whose amino-acid sequence is MSDPGVIAEPETPPCPECDSEFSYELGALLACPMCGHEWAPGEAAATGDGGDPAEIRDAVGNVLADGDTVTLVKTVKVSGGGGGSIKVGTKVAGIRLSPGGAGGHDIDAKVPGFGKMQLKSSVVKKA
- a CDS encoding VOC family protein; this encodes MTSPITVTRTTFALDCPDAVTLAEFYAALLGWEVSFDPDDDHWVEVQPPPATPGSHFLAFQQVENYRAPEWPEGSVPQQAHLDFYVPDLESAASAAVAFGARRHEVQPSQSGSFIVFADPAGHLFCLCKESNLDA